Part of the Oreochromis aureus strain Israel breed Guangdong linkage group 20, ZZ_aureus, whole genome shotgun sequence genome, GCCTACCTCCTTGGGTGCATTGGTACTGTATGACCAAACTGCACTGGTGGAGCTCCCCTGATGGCAGACAAAGACCTGATGAAGAAGGGCCATGGAGCCTGTAATTacaggtctgatgaaggtctGATTGCAATAAAATGGTTTGAAAACAAATAATCAACCTTCTAAACAATGCATGTGGGTTCTGCCTCTTTCATTGGTCAAACGGTGGAGCAAAGAGTCCAATGCAAAGGTCACCATTCCATGCCCATCACTCATCCCTGTATATAATTAGCATATGGGAGGAATTAAACTTTCTGATATGCTattaccagtgttggtcaagttacttgaaaaaagtaatcagtaactaattactgattacttcccccaaaaagtaatcccgttactttactgattacttattttcaaaagtaattaattacttagttactttttaaaaacacaatttacaacctgaataggtgataaagcgatagatctttcagcccaattctactttttctgcataattcatcatacaaaatgtaatcaaatggaaatgtctctttttaaaacttgttttattagttttaatcttttaactttatgcatcaagcaaaaattaaattatatgcaacattctctgactggaagaaatttgtttaacatttaaacctattttctgcacattccagcacataaaataaaatattttttgtgtttacactcactttttcaaatagatgcaagtaaaacacagcagaaaataaataaagtcaaaggctagttgctctattttcacctgtaaagcaggactggggtaggcggaggtttaccctggtgcaggtgtgccgcagcggtcagttgaagactccgcgagtttctctgtgaatttcccattacagtcgtagcgcactcggcgcttgcttggaagttaaggctgtaaaagaagttttcttccacgcacaacggacgctaatgtttttgtcacttttatggaatcaaactcaaagtaaggtcagtacttccacgctttaaacgctgcacactcatactctctcccgtacttgatatattatccattgttgatctgcagacagcgaggccgtttctcaattctcaagtacgcgagtacgtactcgcgttctcggtgagtacgcacccgccgagaacgcgagcacggactcgcgatatgtacaattggaacacctgcgcacgtgatgatgtcacaggtccggagtttttactgccgtccctcttaatttaactgtgagtaacatgttatgaagcttaactttaatcacagccaaaccggtttactcaggaacaaataaaacactgaaataaaccaaacattaacatttagaagtgatctaagtgacttatatatcattattaacctcagtagtgaaacctctattaataaaaatagtgtatatgtacataagtgtacataccttaataaaaacaagcaggtgagatgttagaacgcttttatttctattttatataATACGGgtggagcgagaacacatccgggactttttcgcgttctcggcttgatgcgtacttcgaattggaacagtacttggtctccgactgatgacgtatcacgagtacacgagaacgcaagtacgcacaagtacgcatattgagaaacgcccctgttgtcacgaacgtcgcactcgcttacgtcactatcatgagacattctcgcaaaaaacggttttagtaacgcagcgttcctacgtgaaagtaacggtaatctaatgaccgtttttgcaatggtaatcccttacattactcgttacttgaaaaaagtaatcggattacagtaacgcgttacaagtaacgcgttactgcccatctctggctATTACACCTGTATAAGACAAGTTATAAGTTACAAGTTAAGGAGATGGCATATTCCACTGTTTGGATACATACTTGACTTGAATACCTGGTCAACAAGAGGGACTGTGGCCTACTGGACCAGAAACCGCGGCTCTCAAAAGGTTTCTGCTTGGCTGTGTCTGAACCAAGTTAACAAGCCAGAATCTAGAGTTGGACAACCATGATCCATCTCTCCAAGACTACAGAATAAATGCTACACCCTAAGACCCCATCGACCAAAACCACAAGCAGATGTGCTTGAtttacactgtttttattttatttttaaacaaaaatgattttgcaCAGTAGCATTCAATCAGAAGTGGCCTGAATGTGAGTATTTTGTGCTGttgcacatttttcacatttgcagATTAAAAGAATATGCATTTTGTTGTTTGATATGATACTTTCCTTTGATGGAATGAAAACCAGCAATTGTCACTGGCATGCTACTAGAAATAAACTGTATCCAATGCCCTGGATAgtttttgttattaatttaattataatttggccctttatttgattttttcaaCTGTATTATCTAATGTACTTGTATTtgcatgacatttcatacttttACCATTAAGTGACATCTCAACCATTTGGTAGAGATCAATATTTTCAAAACTACAGGTTctattgaaaaaaaatgattGTGGTTATTACTCACCTAAGTCAAtaagaaatgcaaacaaaaattttttccatttcttttttcttggtgTGGACCTCAAAGGGTTAAATGAGAAAATGCATAGTGCAAAACTTCTACAgggaaacatgtttttctttttgtttgttttttggctcttttttaaaaatcatatgttctgcattaaaaataaacattcaaTGATTAATTGGATTAAATCTAATGATGAAATATTAACTGTTATTTTCACCAGGGTCAGTTTATCCAGCATCACTTCTGTCGTGTTTAGtgctgtggcaggcaggatgaggacccaaacgcaggacacAGAAGGATaaagaggcagctttattgcACTGTGCAGACACTCAAAAAATCAACTCACAAAGAATAGACCTAAACTAGAAACTAAGACCTTAAATACTAGAAAACGAGCAGAGATGGAAGCCAGAAACATAGAGAAACTCACATAGCATATGCAGTAACACACAACAACGACACAGGAGGGGAGCACAACTGGAATTAATCACACATAACGAGACGGGGAGGATGCAAAACTGAATACGTGGGACAACgaactttaaaacaaaacaggaaacacagagatCAAAACTCAGACTCAAGACACGCAAACTTAACACAGTGACTGGGGGAGACGTAGGGAACATAGAGACAAGGGTGACGAGGAAGGCACGGGAACAGAGACTATACACAGGCTAAGATAAACGCTGAGGGAGGGAGAACTAAGGTTACTAAGAACCTAAGAAATTAAGATAACCCAAACcatgaataacaataatcaaAGAATATTAAATCAGCAAcataaacactgggtcaccagaCCCAGTACCGTGACAACTTCAGACAACAAGAAACGGGGAACACAGTGGAGGTAGGATAATATAAACTCAATgacttaaatatatatatatgtatataattcCAAAAAATCAAGAACTAATAGTAGGTTACTCTGAGAAATACGCATAAACAACGAGTTGAACTACATGAAGCTTGCAGAATTGTATGGCATCATACCTGATCTAAACATTTATACAAAACCaggaagagaaacaaacaaaagaaaacttgtTGAGGCACAATCCAGAGACGAACAGGAAAAACCAGAACCCTGAAAAGCAAGTGCACAAAGTGTGGTGTGGCTAGAAATAGTGAAGGTTACTGATTTGTGGAGTAGAATCACGGAAGGAGGAGCAGAGATGATCAGGTGATGAAGCAGTCAGAAATAAAACAGATGATATATGAAAGAAAACTCAGGAAGCTATTTAGAAAAAAAGCTATTTATTAAAACAGATGGAGGTGCCACATCGGCCAGAAATGTTTGACTTCCACGGAGTCTGCATGGTCCATCAGTTTACTGACAACTGGGATAATCTACAGAACTTCAAAGCAAGACCAGATGATATTCTTATTGCTACTTACCCTAAAGCAGGTAACCTCGGTAGACAGATTTTTATATGATATTTCTCAAGGATCTTTGGCCAAGTGTATGCTCCCACTTGGCAACATTAACAATCACCATCACTTTTGCAGATGTACACCTATAGACATAGCTTTGATCAGAAGTTTACATTTATCAATCATAGGGTTGAATTTCATGGTAATTAGGGgcttaaaacacttttttaaatacTCTTTTTCCAGGGTAAAATGATTGTACAACATAcagctttaattatttaaaaagcaaGAATTAAGTGCACAACCTTGAATTtattggattttctctaatccataTGCTTTGATAAAAAGTAGAAAcacaggctcaaatatatacatgcACTCAAAGCGTTTACTAAGTGGTGCTGAATGTTCTAAGATGTCTATCAAATTGACAAAGCCAAGGACTATTAACTTCTTGTTACTGATCATGATTAACTGCAACTGGTAGCTTCTCTTTGCAGCAtaaaaaaaggatttgtttgacagcactcgTTGGATTTACCAAACTTCAGAACTATGGGAAAGTCCAAGAAAATCAGTGAAGATCTAAGAAGGAGAACTGCAAATTTACAGAAGTTGGGAAAGTCTATTGGAGCAATTTTTAGATGACCACAGAATCCAAGATAATCAGTTACAACAATCGTATGTAAGTACAAGTTATCTGGCTGTGTTACCACTTTGCCAGGGTCTGGAAGAAGACCCAGTGTCATGAACCTCAATTCACGCACACAAGTGGGGCCCAAAAACAAACTCAATACACTTCAGTGCGAGCAAGTACAAGTTTTATTATTCAACCAAAGGTGACCCAGAATAACCAAGGGATGCGAGAGGCTAATTGCATAACTGAAGAAAACTGGCATCACAGCACAGGGAAGCTGTGATCAGGACCGTAGAAGGCTGCAACAGAAAGGGGAAAAGGTTACTAGTGTGCAGGGGAATGGCGACACACAACAAGGCAGGGCTAGAGCAATCTGGCTTACGATCAGAGCCAGACTGTGGGACTCGGAGGGTAAGTGTGTCCGTGGGAGTTCAAACCGAGGAGGCGGAGACGAGATCAGGTGGTACACTCTGAGATCGAAGCAGACAGGAGGACAGGCAGGTCGCAGGCACAAAACGCCGGACAGTAACCTGAACGTTCACAAAGCTTTGCAGGGAGCCAAGTTACTACTGAGGGGTGACTAAAGGACTGGCGTGGAGCAGCTGTCTGTGCAGGGTTAAATAGTCCTCCTGGTAATCGCCTGGAATGGGATGCAGATGTGATGGTGACAGCCCAACCAGAGGGTGTGGCCACTGAGACATCCCAAACATTCCTCAGACACAGAGCCACAGACCATGACACCCAGATTGTAGTCATGAAATGGGATGAAATTGGTGAGGATATTCAGgaactgctggaacaccagtGTCACTGTTGACTGTGAAGTGAATTTTGCACTGCCACCTCCTGCCGCAGAATTACTACTTTCAAACTGAATCTGAAGGCTTCCCAAAGTGgatggaataataaagaattcaacatttttcaATCTGACCTCAAATTAACAGCTGGATAGTTGAAACTTGCACCCTCTTGGGTGTTCCAGAGgataatgatcccaaacacacatcgAAACTGGAATAGATAAAGAGGACTAACATTAATCTTCGGGAACGGCCTTCGCAAAGTCCAAATTTgtggactgtgtgtgtgcatgtgtgtgtgcgtaagttatattagctttattttttaaagctctTCAAAAGGAATTAAAATGATGCTAACTGAGTGTGTTGATTGTAAATGTGATTTTAAAGCTTATATTATCTTGGGTTGATAATTCACTGAACAGCATATATCTGTTTCACTCTTAGGGACCACATGGGTGTCTTACATCCTCGATCTTCTATATTTTGGACACATGGGTCCAGACCGTCAAACATCCATCCCTCTTAATGATAGAGTACCCTTCCTGGAGATCTGCAAACCTTGTTTACCCACAGGTGTTAAATAATGTGTTCATGGTCACTCAAATGTTATCTACCATATCATACCATAACAAAAAACACGTGTAGATTTTTATTTAGAGCCCTTGATCTTTAGGACCTTCAGAGATTATTTCGAATAGTCTCTAAATGGTCCTATAGATTCATTTGCAGGTCCAACCAGCTGGTCTCGCTGGCAAGTGTTTCATTTAGAAGCTTTTGTTGCACTTTTGAGATATAAAACAagacctgttttattttgtctgaatgaatgaaaaaagagTCCAACTAAGTTTGTATAATGCATATACAAGTCATTACAGCCACTGCATTTAAGATATCTAAAAGTGTTTACCGGACTTACCTGTCTGTCTTGAAATCTGTATTCCTGAATGgctatttaatttttaaaacagcTATAATCAATGTTTTTTATAACAATGTTCTTTACATAGATTATATGGGTAAAACATTGAGAATTATTACTAGATTATGCAGTTTAGCTCTTTAGCTTGAACTTTAAAATTTATGAACACAAACTAATCCTTTTTATCACTCAGGTACAGAGCAGGCAGAGAAACTTCCCACCACTCCTCGTCTCATTAAAACACATCTGCCGGTCCAGTTTGTACCACAGTCGTTCTGGCAGCAGCGCTGCAGGGTAATACATATCTGTACCTACAATAATGAGAAAGTCATGAAACCCACAGATTATAATTTAATGTCATCTTTCTACAGATAATCTATGTGGCCCGTAATGCAAAGGACAATGTAGTGTCTTATTTCCACTTTGCACGCATGAACAGTGCCCTGCCAGAACCAGGAGACTGGAGCTCCTATCTGCAGGGATTCATGGCGGGGAAGAGTGAGTTCAGTGTAGTTTTGGTGTAAAGAAAGGTGAATAGCATCTCTATTCCTGTGTAACCATTCTTTGGTATGTTCTGTGGCTCCAGGGGCTTTTGGGTCATGGTATGATCACGTGAACAACTGGTGGGAGAAAAAGGAGACTTATTCAAATCTTTACTACATGTTCTATGAAGATTTGATTGAGGTGCGGTGAGTTGGGCTTATGTGCAATTTTAATCTgaactttttaatgtctaaaacTATATACTGTATGAGGCAAAAGAATAGAAACGGCGAGTAAGTGAAACATCTTGCAGGTCTAGCTCCTGATGTAAAATAATTCATCCTTtctttgtttattattgtttttggcTCAATAATGACTTGAAAAGTGGCATACTCTTtacaattatatttttacacattaaaAGCCATCCGTAATGAGCTATAGTTACAATTATTAATTGGTAGAGCTATATTTTACATAAACACAATTACACTGACAAAATTATTAGTGAATTTCCTCAAAAGTATACTTGAGTAGAGGTAAAAAGTAACATTTTTCCACTTTTATTCCATCCAGTTAATTAAGGACTATCTTGTGAATTTCCCCTGCTGTGCCTCTGGCTTACCTGGAGCCAATTTATTTTCTGGCAGTACTGGGCACGAGCTTTGATATGGATTCTGTTTGGTTCATAAACTCATTCCTGCTTCCTGAAAAACTGATGGTCAAAGTAATCCTATATCAAGTAACTAGGAAATTATGTAGTCCTGATGGACATGATGCACACAGTAAAAAGTATGTACTATGTAAACTTTGTATTTATTAAAGCAGTTACCTAAGGTGAACACATTTATCATTTAATCATAAACTATAGtacactgttaaaactgtttagTTTACTAGTGAATATGTTATAGTATAGTGTAGGAGCAGACATGAGATCTTTTGTCATGATGGAATCCATCTCATGCATTGCACTCTCTTGTTCTTGGCAAAACAAGTGTACAGAAAATAGCTTCCCAAAATTTGCCATTAACTCTAGAAAACCTACAGAAATATTAGCACATAAAGATGCTTGAAATAATAACGCCtcttttcaaaaagaaaagaaaatatctccCCTACTTGGCCACAATCAGGCTCATGGTGAAGCTTTTTAATGTGAACAGGACTGTGGACGAGAAATAGACCGACTGTGTTCCTTCCTTGGTTTGTCTCCGTCAGTTGAAGAGAAGGAAAGAGTCAGAGCCAGTGTGACGTTTGACAgcatgaaacaaaacaagatgACCAACAACTCTGCTGTCAAAACTATGAACCACAAGGTGTCTCCTTTCATGAGAAAAGGTGGGACTGTATGcacttgaaatttttttttctcaattttctttttaacattatctgatCTATTTATCATTAGGTTGATCAAATCCTCTAAATCTTCTCATTTTTCAGGAAAAGTTGGTGACTGGAAAAACCACTTCACTGTGGCCCAAAATGAAAAGTTTGATGAAGACTACAAGCAGAAGATGAAGAATCCTGATCTAAAGTTTCGCTTTGAAATTTAGAGGCCCCACTGGGTGTGACGAAGATCTGAAGTGATGATGTTCAGACTGAAGTACTCAAACACATGTCCGCATTCAGTGCCATATACTTTCTTTATTTTGCTGGCCAGCTATCACGATTGCTTTCTCATTCACAAAGActaaaagacatttttgttaTTTCCAAATAGACACTCTCTGATCAGGGATTGAGGAGGTTGAAGTTTTACAACCCCAGGAATGAGAAAAGACTCTCTCActaatatattcatatataatgatgcaaatatttttttcttttctcttctctttttctctttgtgaaCATTGCATTCTAAGGGACTGTAAGTTGTTAAGGTTGTAAACATATGCACTTAGAGTTAGTTAAGTTTCCTTTGATGTATCAGTGTCAAGCTGATGTCTAAGAGGGTACGTTAGGAAGTGTTAAGTTTATATGTGCTCCAGTCCATCAATTCTTCAAAGTATTGGACACCGATGGTAAACTGCCATCAGACCCTAAATAAATTGTCCTCTGTTGTTATCAGTATTGTTTCGATCATTCTTTGGTGAGTGGACATATTAGTTACAACTAAAAGTACTAGGAAAAACTAGTGCCCAAACAGGGACTGGAGCATATCAGTAACCTTATCCTGAAGCACATGCACTCTCTGATCTGAACCCCCAGCGCCAAAGATCCTCCTCTCCAGGCACATTCCCTGCTAGCTTCTCACAGTGAAGACAGTAGCCAATCTGCTGTGTCTCTCAGCCTTGATTTTGGGGACAGCCCAATATCGCCACAATATAAAGAGCACATACATCCTAGAATTGTCAAAGAAGCTGTCACGGTCTGTgtggcagaccgtggggatgaggggaatgaggacccaagatgcaggactttgtgatgaaggcagtgcgtttatttacagtggtgtAAATAGTTCACAGAATCAATCCCGTGTTCTCCCCTTGACTTCCGTGTCGTGTCTTCACCCACAAGTCCGTGCTCCGTGCTCTTCCGCTCCTGTGTGTCCCCGCACACCGTGCTCGCTGCTCTTGTCTTCCCTGCTCCTTCCTggagaaaaataacaaagaagCAACTTGTCAGGACACTCAACTACCGCAGGCATGCACTCACTGGACTTGGTACTACTAACACTAACGTGGAGTCTCACGCAACGATCCCACGCCGAGGAGCGCTCAGCCACCGTCTTAAGAAGCTTCCCAACGACACTTCATTAGCTGCAGGTGTGTGAGTCATCATCTGCTTCAGGTGTGGCCATCCTCTAGATAGGACAGGCCCACCAGGCCTACCTGAAACCCAGTACTCAAccacactcacagacactccacaccagttggtggcggtaatgcaccattttgctgtttgccaaccgccaataaaccctatacagaagaagaagaagaaccacATTCACAGACACACCCACTTGCCTATACATACCAGGACGGGGAATCAcaagaacagcagcagtgcAGACAACACACACATCACAATATCACAGCAATAATTATAGCAGTAGTCCACACTGCCCACGGAGCTGGGTCCGTGACAGAAGCATCAAAACATGATCTTGACGTTGGTAGTGTGACAGGGGTCACTCATTGCATTGAGTTAGAACCTCATGTCCCATTCAAAGAAGCACAAGATGTGTTTCGCCCGCTGATTTCAACGACTTGAAAAGACATCTCCAAGATCTTTTGGCAGCAGGCATTATAGAAGAGTCACATAGTCCCTATGCCTCCCCAGTAGTGCTTGTTAGGAAAAAGAATGGGGAGTTGCGAATGCTGGTAGATTATCGGAGACTAAACAACCTCACCAAAAAGGATGCTTACCCATTGCATCTTACAGAGGAGATGTTCACTCTGCACTCTGGTTCAACATAGTTCAGCGTTTTAGATCTCAAGAGCGGGTACTATCAGCTTGAAGTCGAGGAATGGGATCGAACCAAGACAGCATTTACAATGCCGTTTGGAACATGGCAATTTCAGAGGATGCCTCAAGGCTTCACTAACTCCCCTGCCACATTTCAACAGACCATGGAGAAAGTGATGGAGGGAATTAACCTCCAGGAAGTTGTGGCAGTTTCTGGACAACCTCATAATTTTCTCCAACTCACTGGAAGCGCATGAAGAGCGGGTGATGAAGGTCCTTAAGCGCATTGCTGATTTTGGGCTGAAGTTACCCCCTTCTAAATGCAAGTTCTTCCAAACCTCAGTGAAATATCTGGGGCATGTAATATCTGCCCAGGGAATCCAGCCTGACCCAGACAAAATTGCTGTTGTGAAAGAATGGCCATGCCCACAAACTGCCAAAGACCTTTGGTCATTTCTAGGTTTCGTGGGGTAGTACAGGCAGTTTGTGAGGGTTTATTCTCGCATTGTTAGGCctcactgtcatggtcctgagtcctgactcagtgattttgtgtttagtgtatttatttatgttattattattatttgtgggctggtttgggatggtttgtgttttggataCTGAGTTTCTGGGTTggtgctccctctgttggtccctggtgttagtgttcccctgtctcgtcaggctaatcaggtccagctgtgtctcccacttgtgtgtgatttcccagtctccctctgtgtatttataatgtgtgtctgtctgtgttcctTGTCGTGTCATCTGTGTTCATCCTCTGTGTCACCCTGCGTACTCTGCATTTCTCCATGAATCCCCTGCGTGctctccctgctgtcctccCTTCATGTTCAGGTTTGCTACTCTTTGGTTTActttctcccagtttagttcatccTTAGTTCTGTTTTGCCATTCCCACTTTATGTTTGGTATTCTTAATAAATCACCCTCACATCTTAATAagtgctgcatttgagtcctcctTTCCACACATCACATGGCTGCTGCCCCAGTCGTGACACTCTCAATGACTTGTTAAAGGGAGAACTTGACCCCAGGCATAAAGGCCCAGAACACTGGCCACGAACAAAGTCACCCACACTTGAGGCAAAATGGACCCCTGCCTGCCAGGCTGCTTTTGACCTTATTGTTGAAAAACTGATTTTAGCGCGCTTTCGCCAACTGGCAGCTCCCATACATATTACACGCGGATGCCAGCATATCAGGCATGGAGCAGCGTTGTATCAGGTTGAAGAAGGGCCAGATTCGAGTAGTAGCTTATGCTAGTCGTGGCCTCTCCAAAAGTGAGAAGAATTACCCTGTACATAAATTAGAATTTCTCACCCTCAAGTGGGCAGTAAGTGAGAAATTCCATGATTATTTGTATGGGGCTAATTTTAATGTGCTGACTAATAACAACCCTTTGACATATGTGTTGACCAGTGCAAAGTTCGATGCTACAAGTCACAGATGGCTTGCTGCTCTGTTGTTTTACAACTTTGACATACATTACAAATCTGGCCAACATAACACTGACGCCAAGGGGCTCATGGCCTCATAGGCCCTCAGAGGACCTTGTgagttttttgttaacatgaatgttGAAGATGTTTAATAAACATGTAAAGTGcgtatattttcccttttttctcaagtctgtttgctcatgcaaaatgaaatgcgattaacacagaataaaaatgaatgatttttaatCATGATTGATCAAAATTAATCTTCTGTAACCCTGTGATGAATCTGATTAAACATGTtaattgtttgacagcactaatatattattatatagtaGTATATACTTAGTATAGGCTTCttaaaaagttgtatttcacaGGAGAGAACCTGTGTTAAAAGAttgaagaaaactattcaaattctctttgaatttaagcatacattctttgtgtttattctgcatttacttcattatattgcataaatgtcagttacaagcttaaatgtaaagttgaaaaaatgtaattgcaaCCACACTATTGATCAAGAAATTGCGATgaacttttttatttctattgacagcacacacacacacacacacacacacacacacacacacctatatagatagatagatatagagagagatatagagatatagatatattttcTTCAGGTCCTCGAAGTACTCACACACGTCCACATTCAGTGCCgtacattttcttcattttgctGGCCAGCTATCACAATTGTTttctcattcacaaacactgtacAGTGACATTTTGGTTATTGCCAAATAAACACTCTCTGATCACGGACTGTGGAGGTTGCAGGTTTTTCAACCCCAGGAGTGAGAAAAGACTCTCTCAGTAATATATTTACATATCTCCGGGTTAAGAGAAGTAGGTAATTGATGcaaatattttccttttcttttttccccctcttcttcttttctttgtttaaattGCATTACAAGTTGTTCAGGTTGTAAACATATTCACCTAGAGTTGGTTTGGTTTCCTTCAATGTACCAGTGTCAAGCTGAAGTGTTAAATTCTGGAGGTGTTAAGGAAGTATGTGCTCCAGTCCATCAATTCTTTAAGGTATTGGACACCAATGGTAAACTGCCATCAGACCCTAAATATAATGTCATCTGTTGTTATCAATATTGTTTTGATTATTCCTTGGTGAGTGGACATATTGGTTACACTGAAAAGTAAAATGAAAGAACTTTTTTGATTTTGTATACATCGGTCCCACATAATATGAATAAGTATGACAGACTTAATTTTCCACTTTCCCTCAAGTAATTAATGGTtgtcaaatcaaagtattttatttacatcagATTAGTTTAAAAATCATGTTTGATGTACATACTATTTATCTGTTACCATAATATCAATGTATTGCATAATGTcagtatattttaaagtttaacaCCAACTTATTTTTGATTGCCTGTGGTACGCAATGATATTGTGTAATGTAAACACGTTGCAATTATGTTCCTGCAACACAAATTATGGATTTAAATCCTACTTAATTTTTTCAATGCAAATGTTAACTGATCATTACTGACAAAAAAGGCAAAGACTATGAGTGCTAATGAACAATTCACCTTTAAACTTTAACAGCAGTGAAAGCAGCAAGCTGCCACGAACAAGCCCAAAATCACATCCATAGAAACTTGTTCTTACTTTGTTGGTCATGgatcgctgtgtggcaggcagggattggacccaaacgcaaactcacggGGACTGAACTTGaactcaaaagcacagctttattgctggaaacagatcacaaacaatacaaaactaaactgggaaaactaatcaTAATGCATACCAGGAGACACGGGGAGaatcacacacagcatgagggagaacgcgacacagaacttcttcttcttcttctttcttacatttgtattggcggttggcaaacaactgaaaggtgcattaccgccaccaactggtatggagtatggcctggaacgacgctcaaaaaaaaaaaaaaaaaaaaaaaaaaaaattcctcaaACCCTTTCAAACAGTTTCCCTtcctttaaaaactgaaat contains:
- the LOC116331208 gene encoding cytosolic sulfotransferase 3-like isoform X1 — translated: MEVPHRPEMFDFHGVCMVHQFTDNWDNLQNFKARPDDILIATYPKAGTTWVSYILDLLYFGHMGPDRQTSIPLNDRVPFLEICKPCLPTGTEQAEKLPTTPRLIKTHLPVQFVPQSFWQQRCRIIYVARNAKDNVVSYFHFARMNSALPEPGDWSSYLQGFMAGKRAFGSWYDHVNNWWEKKETYSNLYYMFYEDLIEDCGREIDRLCSFLGLSPSVEEKERVRASVTFDSMKQNKMTNNSAVKTMNHKVSPFMRKGKVGDWKNHFTVAQNEKFDEDYKQKMKNPDLKFRFEI
- the LOC116331208 gene encoding cytosolic sulfotransferase 1-like isoform X2, whose amino-acid sequence is MIFLLLLTLKQGPHGCLTSSIFYILDTWVQTVKHPSLLMIEYPSWRSANLVYPQVQSRQRNFPPLLVSLKHICRSSLYHSRSGSSAAGALPEPGDWSSYLQGFMAGKRAFGSWYDHVNNWWEKKETYSNLYYMFYEDLIEDCGREIDRLCSFLGLSPSVEEKERVRASVTFDSMKQNKMTNNSAVKTMNHKVSPFMRKGKVGDWKNHFTVAQNEKFDEDYKQKMKNPDLKFRFEI